Proteins from a genomic interval of Pseudomonas silesiensis:
- a CDS encoding malonate decarboxylase holo-ACP synthase produces the protein MVSTFLAHDLLWGMTPEQLPADAPSWVIESVSAGQPVVVRRALSEANQIAVGVRGRLREQRYATSMAIEAIQRRVQPEALCHVAIDRDLPAVRALDQLRPLLDGCGWVWGVSGSAGFELASGFAALHERSDLDLILRTPQPLSRARAQELVNILDTAACRVDMQLQTPLGAVALREWARPARRVLLKNARQACLVIDPWHSREQAA, from the coding sequence GTGGTGAGTACGTTTCTGGCCCACGACCTGCTCTGGGGGATGACCCCGGAGCAGCTGCCTGCGGATGCGCCTTCGTGGGTGATCGAGTCGGTCAGCGCGGGTCAGCCGGTGGTGGTTCGGCGTGCGTTGAGCGAGGCCAATCAAATCGCGGTCGGCGTGCGCGGGCGGTTGCGCGAGCAGCGGTATGCAACGTCGATGGCGATCGAGGCGATCCAGCGTCGGGTGCAGCCGGAAGCGCTTTGTCATGTCGCGATCGACCGGGATTTGCCGGCGGTGCGTGCCCTCGATCAACTGCGTCCGCTGCTCGATGGCTGTGGCTGGGTGTGGGGCGTCAGTGGCAGCGCCGGGTTCGAGCTGGCGAGCGGCTTTGCGGCATTGCACGAGCGCAGCGACCTCGACCTGATCCTGCGCACACCGCAACCGTTGAGCCGTGCTCGAGCGCAGGAGCTGGTGAATATTCTCGACACCGCTGCGTGTCGGGTGGACATGCAGTTGCAGACGCCCTTGGGCGCTGTCGCGCTGCGCGAATGGGCCCGCCCGGCACGTCGGGTCTTGCTGAAAAATGCGCGCCAGGCCTGCCTGGTGATTGATCCCTGGCATTCCCGGGAGCAAGCAGCGTGA
- a CDS encoding cytochrome b produces MQLRNSSSRYGWVSIFMHWGVALAVFGLFALGLWMVGLDYYSSWRKDAPDLHKSIGLVLLAVMLLRVLWRFISPPPPALQSYSRMTRIGASFGHGFLYLSLFAVMIAGYLISTADGVGIPVFGLFEVPALVSGLPDQADTAGVIHFYLAWVLVIFSGLHALAALKHHFIDRDATLTRMLGRKA; encoded by the coding sequence ATGCAGCTACGTAATTCTTCTTCGCGCTACGGTTGGGTCAGCATCTTCATGCACTGGGGCGTGGCGCTGGCAGTCTTCGGTCTGTTCGCCCTGGGCTTGTGGATGGTCGGTCTCGACTACTACAGCAGCTGGCGCAAAGACGCGCCGGACCTGCACAAGAGCATTGGCCTGGTGCTGTTGGCCGTGATGCTGCTACGGGTGCTGTGGCGTTTTATCAGCCCACCGCCGCCGGCATTGCAAAGCTACAGCCGGATGACGCGCATCGGCGCCAGCTTCGGCCATGGGTTCCTCTACCTCAGTCTGTTCGCTGTGATGATTGCCGGTTACCTGATTTCCACCGCAGACGGTGTCGGGATTCCGGTGTTTGGCCTGTTTGAAGTTCCTGCGCTGGTGTCCGGACTGCCGGACCAGGCAGACACCGCCGGTGTGATTCATTTCTATCTGGCGTGGGTGCTGGTAATTTTTTCCGGCCTCCATGCGTTGGCAGCATTGAAGCACCACTTTATCGATCGTGATGCGACCCTGACACGAATGCTGGGTCGCAAAGCTTGA
- a CDS encoding 16S rRNA (uracil(1498)-N(3))-methyltransferase, producing MRLSRFFIDAPLSTGEHELPEAQAHYISRVLRMAEGDALQLFDGSGHEFRATLVDVGKKRVVVQIDESFAGQVESPLQIHLGQGLSRGERMDWAIQKATELGVTEITPIFSDRCEVRLKDERADKRLMHWRQVAISACEQCGRSRVPVIHPPLLLADWLKQTQAELKLVLHPVAEPLVNHAKPATLAFLIGPEGGLSDAEVDQAQSAGFHAARLGPRVLRTETAPVVALAVAQQLWGDF from the coding sequence ATGAGACTGTCCCGCTTCTTTATCGACGCCCCCCTGAGCACCGGCGAGCACGAACTGCCCGAAGCCCAGGCCCATTACATCAGCCGCGTGCTGCGCATGGCCGAGGGCGATGCGTTGCAATTGTTCGATGGCTCGGGCCACGAGTTTCGCGCCACACTGGTAGACGTCGGCAAGAAGCGCGTCGTGGTGCAGATCGATGAAAGCTTCGCCGGGCAAGTCGAGTCGCCGCTGCAGATCCATCTCGGCCAGGGCCTGTCCCGTGGCGAGCGGATGGATTGGGCAATCCAGAAAGCCACCGAACTGGGCGTGACTGAAATCACCCCGATCTTCAGCGACCGCTGCGAAGTCCGCCTCAAGGACGAACGCGCCGACAAGCGCCTGATGCACTGGCGTCAGGTAGCGATCAGCGCGTGCGAGCAGTGCGGGCGTTCACGGGTGCCGGTGATTCATCCGCCGCTGCTGTTGGCGGACTGGTTGAAGCAGACTCAAGCAGAATTGAAGCTGGTGCTGCATCCGGTGGCCGAGCCGCTGGTGAATCATGCGAAGCCCGCGACCCTGGCGTTTCTGATCGGGCCGGAGGGTGGGCTGTCGGATGCCGAGGTCGATCAGGCGCAGTCTGCCGGGTTTCATGCCGCCCGCCTCGGCCCTCGGGTGTTGCGCACAGAGACTGCGCCGGTGGTGGCATTGGCGGTGGCCCAGCAGCTTTGGGGTGACTTTTAA
- the trhA gene encoding PAQR family membrane homeostasis protein TrhA produces the protein MYHGERLNAWTHLVGAVAACVGVVWMLVIAGMDGSPWKIVSVAIYGFTLLVLYSASTVYHSVRGRKKEIMQKVDHFSIYLLIAGSYTPFCLVTLRGPWGWTLFGIVWGLALIGILQEIKPRSEARVLSIVIYAVMGWIVLVAVKPLLAALGSTGFAWLASGGVLYTVGIVFFALDHRLRHAHGIWHLFVIAGSLLHFVAIMFYVL, from the coding sequence ATGTATCACGGGGAAAGATTGAACGCCTGGACGCATTTGGTCGGCGCGGTAGCGGCGTGCGTCGGGGTGGTGTGGATGCTGGTGATCGCCGGGATGGACGGCAGTCCGTGGAAAATCGTCAGCGTGGCGATCTACGGATTCACCTTGCTGGTGCTCTACAGCGCGTCGACCGTTTACCACAGCGTGCGCGGGCGCAAGAAAGAGATCATGCAGAAGGTCGATCACTTTTCGATCTACTTGCTGATCGCCGGCAGCTACACGCCGTTCTGCCTGGTGACATTGCGCGGGCCCTGGGGTTGGACTTTGTTCGGCATTGTCTGGGGGCTGGCTCTGATCGGCATCCTGCAAGAGATCAAGCCGCGTTCGGAAGCGCGGGTCCTGTCGATCGTGATTTACGCGGTGATGGGCTGGATCGTGCTGGTGGCGGTCAAGCCCCTGCTCGCGGCGCTGGGCAGCACCGGGTTTGCCTGGCTGGCGTCGGGCGGGGTGTTGTATACCGTGGGGATTGTCTTTTTTGCCCTGGATCACCGGCTGCGGCATGCGCACGGGATCTGGCATCTGTTTGTGATTGCCGGGAGTCTGCTGCACTTTGTGGCGATTATGTTTTATGTCCTGTAG
- the mdcH gene encoding malonate decarboxylase subunit epsilon: MSSLLVFPGQGAQQPGMLHRLPRETVSEASDVLGEDVLLLDTAQALTSTRAVQLCLLVAGVAASRQLGVPTDYVAGLSIGAYPAAVVAGALGFSDALHLVSLRGELMQQAYPQGYGMTAIIGLELATVEGLLAQVHSVDTPVYLANINADNQVVIAGSDYAMNAVAGLAKGCGAGLAKRLAVSVPSHCPLLDAPAKTLAEAFANVPLKTPALGYLSGSRARPVTNIEALRDDLAFNMCRVVDWRGTVQSAYERGVRLQIELPPGAVLTGLARRVFEQGTVIAFDGARLDTLQALLREEGRRQP; the protein is encoded by the coding sequence GTGAGCAGTCTGCTTGTGTTCCCGGGCCAGGGCGCGCAGCAGCCGGGCATGCTTCATCGTTTGCCTCGGGAAACGGTGAGCGAAGCCAGTGATGTCCTCGGGGAAGACGTTTTGCTTCTGGATACTGCACAAGCGTTGACGTCGACACGAGCGGTTCAGCTTTGCCTGCTGGTCGCCGGAGTGGCTGCATCACGACAGTTGGGGGTGCCGACGGATTACGTCGCCGGCTTGTCCATCGGTGCCTATCCTGCGGCGGTGGTCGCTGGTGCGTTGGGTTTCAGCGATGCGCTGCATCTGGTCAGCCTGCGCGGTGAGCTGATGCAGCAGGCTTACCCACAAGGTTATGGCATGACCGCGATCATCGGTCTGGAGCTGGCGACGGTGGAGGGCTTGCTGGCGCAGGTTCACAGCGTCGACACGCCGGTATACCTGGCCAACATCAACGCCGATAACCAAGTGGTCATCGCCGGCAGCGACTACGCCATGAACGCGGTGGCCGGGCTGGCTAAAGGTTGCGGTGCAGGACTGGCCAAACGTCTGGCCGTGAGCGTGCCGTCACATTGTCCACTGTTGGATGCGCCGGCAAAAACCCTGGCTGAAGCCTTCGCCAACGTGCCGTTGAAAACACCAGCGCTTGGCTATCTGAGCGGCAGCCGCGCGCGGCCGGTGACCAACATCGAGGCGTTGCGCGACGACCTGGCTTTCAACATGTGCCGCGTGGTGGATTGGCGCGGCACGGTGCAAAGCGCCTACGAGCGCGGCGTACGGCTACAGATCGAACTGCCGCCCGGTGCGGTGCTGACCGGGCTGGCGCGCCGGGTGTTCGAGCAGGGCACGGTGATTGCCTTCGACGGTGCACGGCTGGACACCTTGCAGGCGCTGTTGCGTGAGGAGGGTCGCCGCCAACCCTAG
- a CDS encoding FAD-dependent oxidoreductase codes for MSAGWLRACALVMMGLFSVSALAKDKTAIVIGGGLSGLTAAYELQNKGWQVTLLEAKSSLGGRSGMATSEWIGNDKTQPVLNKYVSTFKLGITPAPEFVRTPGYLIDGVYYSAADLATKDPTTAEALKRYEKTLDDLARSIEDPQNPSANSTLHALDQINVSNWLDRLTLPATARQLVNQQIRTRYDEPSRLSLLYFAQQSRVYRGFSDRDLRASRLLGGSPVLAQAFVKQLKTIKTSAPVSAIIQEKDGVTVKVGSVGYQADYVVVAVPLRALNKIQMTPALDAQHLAAIKGTNYGWRDQILLKFKTPVWESKARMSGEIYSNTGLGMLWVEPALKGGANVVINLSGDNARVMQAFGDKQMADQVLIRLHAFYPQARGSFTGYEIRRYSTDPSMGGAYLAFGPGQISKYWRLWERPIQRVAFAGEHTDTLYPGTLEGALRTGQRAASQVEDLAAGKSFEPAKIVPAATAVAAGAVAAKKGNFFSNLFGGSDDKPAPVKAPEPVAPVAPTPAPAPAPTPAAAVEAPKPAVPVKAEPSKKTPAKAPVKKPAAKTETKKAPAKAPTKKAELAKKPATKPAATTETKAQ; via the coding sequence ATGTCTGCTGGTTGGCTGCGCGCCTGTGCGCTGGTGATGATGGGGCTGTTCAGCGTGTCCGCGCTGGCCAAGGATAAAACGGCGATCGTGATCGGCGGCGGCCTGTCGGGCCTCACGGCTGCTTATGAACTGCAGAACAAAGGCTGGCAGGTCACTCTGCTCGAAGCCAAGTCGAGCCTGGGTGGCCGCTCCGGCATGGCCACCAGCGAGTGGATCGGCAACGACAAGACTCAGCCGGTACTGAACAAATATGTCTCGACCTTCAAGCTGGGCATCACGCCGGCTCCTGAGTTCGTGCGCACGCCGGGCTACCTGATCGACGGTGTGTATTACTCCGCGGCCGATCTGGCCACCAAGGACCCGACCACGGCCGAAGCGCTCAAGCGCTATGAGAAGACCCTGGACGATCTGGCGCGCTCGATCGAAGACCCGCAGAACCCCTCGGCAAACAGTACGCTGCATGCGCTGGATCAGATCAACGTTTCCAACTGGCTCGACCGGCTGACGTTGCCAGCGACCGCCCGCCAGCTGGTGAACCAGCAGATCCGTACCCGCTATGACGAACCTTCGCGCCTGTCGCTGCTGTACTTCGCACAGCAGAGCCGGGTGTACCGCGGCTTTTCCGACCGTGACCTGCGCGCCTCACGCCTGCTCGGCGGTAGTCCGGTATTGGCCCAGGCCTTTGTCAAACAACTGAAAACCATCAAGACCAGCGCCCCGGTCTCGGCCATTATCCAGGAGAAGGACGGCGTGACCGTCAAAGTCGGCAGCGTCGGTTATCAGGCCGACTACGTCGTCGTGGCCGTGCCGTTGCGCGCACTGAACAAGATCCAGATGACCCCGGCGCTGGATGCCCAGCACCTGGCCGCGATCAAAGGCACCAACTACGGCTGGCGCGACCAGATCCTGCTCAAGTTCAAGACGCCAGTGTGGGAAAGCAAAGCGCGCATGTCCGGCGAAATCTACAGCAACACCGGCCTGGGTATGTTGTGGGTCGAACCTGCGCTGAAGGGCGGCGCCAACGTGGTGATCAACCTGTCCGGCGACAACGCTCGCGTCATGCAGGCCTTCGGCGACAAGCAGATGGCCGATCAGGTATTGATCCGCCTGCACGCTTTTTATCCACAGGCGCGCGGTTCGTTCACCGGTTATGAAATCCGCCGCTACAGCACCGATCCGTCGATGGGCGGCGCTTACCTGGCTTTCGGTCCGGGGCAGATCAGCAAGTACTGGCGCCTGTGGGAACGTCCGATCCAGCGAGTAGCTTTCGCGGGCGAACACACGGACACCTTGTACCCGGGCACGCTGGAAGGTGCCTTGCGCACGGGGCAGCGAGCGGCCAGCCAGGTGGAAGACCTGGCGGCGGGCAAATCCTTCGAGCCTGCGAAGATTGTTCCGGCAGCGACCGCTGTGGCGGCTGGTGCAGTGGCGGCGAAGAAGGGCAACTTCTTCAGTAACCTGTTTGGCGGTTCGGATGACAAGCCAGCACCGGTCAAGGCGCCTGAGCCAGTAGCTCCGGTTGCTCCGACGCCGGCTCCAGCGCCAGCACCGACGCCTGCTGCTGCGGTTGAAGCTCCAAAACCAGCGGTACCTGTGAAGGCCGAACCGTCTAAAAAAACGCCGGCCAAGGCACCGGTGAAGAAACCTGCGGCGAAAACCGAGACTAAAAAGGCTCCGGCAAAGGCTCCGACGAAAAAGGCTGAATTGGCGAAGAAGCCAGCGACCAAACCCGCGGCGACCACTGAGACCAAGGCTCAGTAA
- the madL gene encoding malonate transporter subunit MadL, producing MIIYGVALLAICTLAGVIMGDMLGVLLGVKSNVGGVGIAMILLICARLWMHKRGGMTKDCELGVGFWGAMYIPVVVAMAAQQNVVTALHGGPVAVLAAIGSVVICGGTIALISRTHKGEPLPDEPVEITPAGTPVGGR from the coding sequence ATGATTATTTACGGTGTGGCGCTGTTGGCGATCTGTACGCTGGCAGGGGTGATCATGGGTGACATGCTCGGCGTATTGCTGGGGGTGAAGTCCAACGTCGGCGGCGTCGGGATCGCGATGATCCTGCTGATCTGCGCGCGGTTGTGGATGCACAAGCGCGGCGGCATGACCAAGGATTGCGAGCTGGGCGTCGGCTTCTGGGGCGCGATGTACATTCCGGTGGTGGTCGCGATGGCGGCGCAACAGAACGTCGTCACCGCGCTGCACGGCGGTCCGGTGGCGGTACTCGCGGCGATTGGTTCGGTGGTGATTTGCGGTGGCACCATTGCACTGATCAGTCGGACTCATAAAGGCGAACCCTTGCCCGATGAACCGGTGGAAATAACCCCCGCCGGCACACCCGTAGGAGGTCGCTGA
- a CDS encoding adenosylmethionine--8-amino-7-oxononanoate transaminase, with protein MGLNNQWMQRDLAVLWHPCTQMKDHEQLPLIPIKRGEGVWLEDFEGKRYLDAVSSWWVNVFGHANPRINQRIKDQVDQLEHVILAGFSHQPVIELSERLVKMTPEGLTRCFYADNGSSCIEVALKMSFHYWLNRGQPDKKRFVTLTNSYHGETMAAMSVGDVPLFTETYKALLLDTIKVPSPDCYLRPEGMSWEEHSRTMFAAMEQTLAEHHDTVAAVIVEPLIQGAGGMRMYHPVYLKLLREACDRYGVHLIHDEIAVGFGRTGTMFACEQAGIRPDFLCLSKALTGGYLPLAACVTTEDVYSAFYDDYPTLRAFLHSHSYTGNPLACAAALATLDIFEEDNVIENNKALAQRMASATAHLADHPNVSEVRQTGMVLAIEMVKDKATKEAYPWQERRGLKVFQHALERGALLRPLGSVVYFLPPYVITPEQIDFLAEVASEGIDIATRDSVSVSVPKDFHPGFRDPG; from the coding sequence ATGGGCTTGAATAATCAGTGGATGCAACGCGATCTCGCCGTGTTGTGGCATCCCTGCACCCAGATGAAAGATCACGAACAGCTGCCGCTGATCCCGATCAAGCGCGGTGAAGGCGTGTGGCTGGAAGACTTCGAAGGAAAACGCTACCTGGACGCCGTCAGTTCCTGGTGGGTCAACGTGTTCGGCCATGCCAACCCGCGGATCAACCAGCGCATCAAGGATCAGGTCGATCAACTGGAACACGTGATCCTCGCCGGTTTCAGCCATCAGCCGGTGATCGAGCTGTCCGAGCGCCTGGTAAAAATGACGCCCGAGGGACTGACCCGGTGCTTCTACGCCGACAACGGCTCGTCCTGCATCGAAGTCGCGCTGAAAATGAGCTTTCACTACTGGCTCAACCGCGGCCAGCCTGATAAGAAGCGCTTTGTCACCCTGACCAACAGCTACCACGGCGAAACCATGGCGGCGATGTCGGTGGGCGATGTGCCGCTGTTCACCGAAACCTACAAGGCCTTGCTGCTGGACACCATCAAGGTGCCGAGCCCGGATTGCTACCTGCGCCCCGAAGGCATGAGCTGGGAAGAACACTCACGCACTATGTTCGCCGCTATGGAACAGACCCTGGCCGAGCACCACGACACCGTGGCTGCGGTGATCGTCGAGCCGCTGATCCAGGGCGCCGGCGGCATGCGCATGTACCACCCGGTGTACCTCAAGTTGCTCCGCGAAGCCTGCGATCGCTATGGCGTGCACCTGATCCACGACGAAATCGCCGTCGGCTTCGGCCGCACCGGGACGATGTTCGCCTGCGAACAGGCCGGCATTCGCCCGGACTTCCTGTGCCTGTCCAAGGCCCTGACCGGCGGTTACCTGCCGCTGGCGGCCTGCGTGACCACCGAAGATGTCTACAGCGCGTTCTACGACGACTACCCGACCCTGCGCGCCTTCCTGCATTCCCACAGCTACACCGGCAACCCGCTGGCGTGCGCGGCGGCATTGGCGACGCTGGACATCTTCGAGGAAGACAACGTCATCGAAAACAATAAGGCCCTGGCGCAGCGCATGGCGTCCGCCACCGCGCACCTGGCCGATCACCCGAACGTTTCCGAAGTGCGTCAGACCGGCATGGTGCTGGCTATCGAGATGGTCAAGGACAAGGCCACCAAGGAAGCCTATCCGTGGCAGGAACGTCGCGGTTTGAAGGTGTTCCAGCACGCGCTGGAGCGTGGTGCTTTACTTCGACCGCTGGGCAGCGTGGTGTATTTCCTGCCACCGTATGTGATTACCCCGGAGCAGATCGATTTTCTGGCGGAAGTGGCCAGTGAAGGCATCGACATTGCGACCCGTGATAGCGTCAGCGTTTCGGTGCCGAAGGACTTTCATCCGGGCTTCCGTGATCCGGGTTGA
- a CDS encoding YceI family protein, producing the protein MLKKTLAALAIGSALLSANVMAADYVVDKEGQHAFVDFKISHLGYSYITGTFKDIDGKFSFDAAKPEDSKIEFNVNTASVFTNHAERDKHIASGDFLNVSKFGKATFVSTGVKSTGKNAAGKDTADVSGNLTLAGVTKPIVVKATFLGEGKDPWGGYRAGFEGTTSIKRSDFGKQKDLGPASDAVELYVTFEGVKAK; encoded by the coding sequence ATGTTGAAAAAGACGCTCGCCGCTCTGGCAATTGGTTCTGCTCTGCTGTCCGCAAACGTAATGGCTGCTGACTATGTCGTCGACAAGGAAGGCCAGCACGCCTTCGTTGACTTCAAGATCAGCCACCTGGGCTACAGCTACATCACCGGTACCTTCAAGGATATCGACGGCAAGTTCAGCTTCGACGCTGCCAAGCCGGAAGACAGCAAGATCGAGTTCAACGTGAACACCGCCAGCGTGTTCACCAACCATGCCGAGCGCGACAAGCACATCGCCAGCGGTGATTTCCTGAACGTGAGCAAATTCGGCAAAGCCACGTTTGTTTCCACCGGCGTCAAATCCACAGGTAAAAATGCCGCAGGTAAAGACACTGCTGACGTAAGCGGTAACCTGACATTGGCCGGTGTGACCAAGCCAATCGTGGTCAAGGCCACTTTCCTGGGTGAAGGCAAGGATCCATGGGGCGGCTACCGTGCCGGCTTTGAAGGCACCACCAGCATCAAGCGTTCGGACTTCGGCAAGCAGAAAGACCTGGGCCCAGCGTCCGATGCGGTCGAGTTGTACGTTACGTTTGAAGGTGTGAAAGCGAAGTAA
- a CDS encoding LysR family transcriptional regulator: protein MLIDEELTLKKLEVFLAFMRTGNLARAAAELQTSNVSVHRAIHSLESALRCPLFKHEGRNLTPLESAYVLEERAQKLIQDVLESVRLTREAAGFSAERFKLGSLYSLTVKTVPQLIMGLKIRRSELNIDLILGSNFDLLYKLKNMEVDAILVSLDESINDPDCEQIPLFSDDIFLATPADSKFAQRTEVDLAEVRDETFITLTQGFATHQDGKRVFQQAGFEPKVAMQVNDIFTLLSMVSSGVGYALLPGRIAAVYENRVKLIPLQAKYRLQQHIGVVFLKAKERDPNLLALLAECRMYANRQA from the coding sequence ATGCTGATCGACGAAGAGTTGACCCTGAAAAAACTCGAGGTGTTCCTGGCCTTCATGCGCACCGGCAACCTGGCCCGGGCCGCGGCCGAATTGCAGACCAGCAACGTCAGCGTGCACCGGGCGATCCACTCCCTGGAAAGCGCCCTGCGCTGCCCGCTGTTCAAGCACGAAGGCCGCAACCTGACGCCGCTGGAAAGCGCTTATGTGCTGGAAGAACGGGCGCAGAAACTGATTCAGGACGTGCTCGAAAGCGTTCGCCTGACCCGTGAAGCGGCCGGTTTTTCCGCAGAACGCTTCAAGCTCGGCTCGCTGTATTCGCTGACGGTGAAAACGGTGCCGCAGCTGATCATGGGCCTGAAGATCCGCCGCAGCGAGCTCAACATCGACCTGATCCTCGGCTCGAACTTCGACCTGTTGTACAAACTCAAGAACATGGAGGTCGACGCTATCCTGGTGTCCCTGGACGAGAGCATCAACGATCCGGATTGCGAGCAGATCCCGTTATTTTCCGATGATATTTTCCTTGCCACCCCGGCCGACTCGAAGTTCGCCCAACGAACCGAAGTGGATCTGGCCGAAGTGCGCGACGAGACGTTCATTACCCTGACCCAGGGCTTCGCCACGCATCAGGACGGCAAACGGGTGTTCCAGCAGGCGGGGTTCGAGCCCAAGGTGGCGATGCAGGTCAATGACATCTTTACCTTGCTGAGCATGGTCAGTTCGGGGGTGGGTTATGCGTTGTTGCCGGGGCGGATCGCGGCGGTGTACGAGAACCGGGTGAAGCTGATTCCGTTGCAGGCAAAGTATCGGTTGCAGCAGCACATCGGGGTGGTGTTTCTGAAGGCCAAGGAGCGGGATCCGAATCTGCTGGCGTTGTTGGCGGAGTGTCGGATGTATGCCAATCGCCAGGCCTGA
- the madM gene encoding malonate transporter subunit MadM, protein MWDLIEKGLEHNGLVTAFAFVGVIMWVSVILSKRLTFGRIHGSAIAIVIGLVLAWVGGTMTGGQKGLADLTLFSGIGLMGGAMLRDFAIVATAFEVQATEAKKAGLIGVIALLLGTILPFIVGASIAWAFGYRDAVSMTTIGAGAVTYIVGPVTGAAIGASSDVMALSIATGLIKAILVMVGTPMAARWMGLDNPRSAMVFGGLAGTVSGVTAGLAATDRRLVPYGALTATFHTGLGCLLGPSLLYFIVRGIVG, encoded by the coding sequence ATGTGGGATCTCATCGAGAAAGGCCTGGAGCATAACGGTCTGGTCACGGCGTTCGCGTTCGTTGGCGTAATCATGTGGGTGTCGGTGATTTTGTCCAAGCGCCTGACGTTCGGACGCATCCATGGTTCGGCGATTGCCATCGTGATCGGGCTGGTGCTGGCCTGGGTCGGCGGCACCATGACGGGCGGGCAAAAAGGCTTGGCGGATTTGACCCTGTTTTCCGGCATCGGTTTGATGGGCGGCGCCATGCTGCGGGACTTTGCGATCGTGGCCACGGCCTTTGAAGTGCAGGCCACCGAAGCGAAAAAAGCCGGGTTGATCGGCGTCATTGCCCTGCTGCTCGGCACGATTCTGCCGTTCATTGTCGGGGCGAGCATTGCCTGGGCGTTCGGCTATCGCGATGCGGTCAGCATGACCACCATTGGTGCGGGCGCAGTGACCTACATCGTCGGACCGGTGACCGGCGCGGCGATTGGTGCCAGCTCGGATGTGATGGCGCTGTCGATTGCCACCGGGTTGATCAAGGCGATTCTGGTGATGGTCGGCACACCGATGGCAGCGCGCTGGATGGGCCTGGATAACCCGCGTTCGGCGATGGTGTTCGGCGGCCTGGCGGGTACCGTCAGTGGCGTGACGGCCGGGCTGGCGGCGACGGATCGGCGGTTGGTGCCTTATGGCGCGTTGACCGCGACCTTCCATACCGGGCTTGGGTGTCTGCTTGGGCCTTCGTTGTTGTACTTCATTGTTCGCGGGATTGTTGGTTAA